A single region of the Mycobacteriales bacterium genome encodes:
- a CDS encoding SCP2 sterol-binding domain-containing protein has protein sequence MPVFPSEEWLDEFVEKINTSAEYADAAATWEGDLVFVYEKEPDKNVDEDVYAWLDLWHGKCRDAARLDGPDDPRAQSAKFTITAPYSRWKSVLKKELDPVKGMMQGKIKVKGDLPTIVRYVKASNVLVDLTTTVDTQFIDEA, from the coding sequence GTGCCGGTTTTCCCGAGCGAGGAGTGGCTCGACGAGTTCGTCGAGAAGATCAACACGTCCGCCGAGTACGCCGACGCGGCGGCGACGTGGGAGGGCGACCTCGTCTTCGTGTACGAGAAGGAGCCGGACAAGAACGTCGACGAGGACGTCTACGCCTGGCTCGACCTGTGGCACGGCAAGTGCCGCGACGCCGCCCGCCTGGACGGCCCGGACGACCCGCGCGCGCAGTCGGCGAAGTTCACGATCACCGCGCCGTACTCGCGCTGGAAGTCGGTGCTCAAGAAGGAGCTCGACCCGGTCAAGGGGATGATGCAGGGCAAGATCAAGGTGAAGGGCGACCTGCCGACGATCGTGCGCTACGTCAAGGCGTCGAACGTCCTGGTCGACCTCACGACGACCGTCGACACGCAGTTCATCGACGAGGCCTGA